In one Dermacentor variabilis isolate Ectoservices chromosome 4, ASM5094787v1, whole genome shotgun sequence genomic region, the following are encoded:
- the LOC142577992 gene encoding uncharacterized protein LOC142577992, with product MWRLDLAPLLLVLLVLLRCCVSCLSETGLYNGPSRSHRNVSCFQCSWLSEQSVDDERRKEFAKRWKAAYADSEKSIHNPFKSPLLGAETFAQMPTKAQLAARCNNCSKIGGACARWTFYGNTGKPANVTWMCVNSRQTGCFLEHVAMHFTKEVCLCADRHHCNVATAAKPVSLLVGLLCATWAVASCTVLS from the exons ATGTGGCGACTCGATCTAGCTCCGCTGCTTCttgtgctgctggtgctgctccGCTGTTGCG TGTCGTGCTTATCCGAGACGGGCCTATACAATGGGCCAAGTCGGAGCCACCGCAATGTGAGCTGCTTCCAGTGCAGCTGGCTGTCCGAGCAATCGGTGGACGACGAGCGCCGCAAGGAGTTCGCCAAGCGCTGGAAAGCCGCATACGCGGACTCGGAGAAATCCATCCACAACCCGTTCAAGTCGCCTCTGCTGGGCGCCGAGACGTTCGCTCAGATGCCCACCAAGGCCCAGCTGGCGGCACGTTGCAACAACTGCAGCAAGATAGGCGGTGCGTGCGCCCGCTGGACATTTTACGGAAACACGG GCAAGCCGGCGAACGTGACGTGGATGTGCGTGAACAGCCGACAGACGGGCTGCTTCTTGGAGCACGTAGCCATGCACTTCACGAAGGAGGTGTGCCTGTGCGCCGACAGGCACCACTGCAACGTAGCCACTGCGGCAAAGCCCGTGTCACTGCTGGTCGGGCTTCTCTGCGCGACATGGGCCGTGGCGTCTTGCACAGTGCTCTCTTGA